In one Drosophila gunungcola strain Sukarami chromosome 2R unlocalized genomic scaffold, Dgunungcola_SK_2 000011F, whole genome shotgun sequence genomic region, the following are encoded:
- the LOC128255498 gene encoding uncharacterized protein LOC128255498 → MPLRRKEDYIPIKCEGWNGKFEYPDGAVNNVSKIRRQNQNVTNTNNFYGFSTEPIVLPTEWDGTFVKSGETRIKQERNRSDDQDYFEFDTAPTVLPPTWSGEFVTDPTDVRIKPERNFSDARDYAEAARFKLVQH, encoded by the coding sequence ATGCCGCTGCGCAGGAAAGAGGACTACATACCCATCAAGTGTGAGGGCTGGAACGGAAAGTTCGAGTATCCGGATGGAGCCGTCAACAATGTGTCCAAGATCCGTCGCCAGAATCAGAACGTGACCAATACCAATAACTTCTACGGCTTCAGCACGGAGCCCATTGTCCTGCCCACCGAATGGGACGGAACTTTTGTGAAGAGCGGCGAGACCCGTATCAAACAGGAGCGCAATCGCTCCGATGACCAGGATTACTTCGAATTTGACACGGCTCCCACTGTTCTACCGCCGACTTGGAGCGGCGAGTTCGTCACCGATCCCACGGATGTGCGCATTAAGCCGGAACGGAACTTCTCCGATGCCAGGGACTATGCGGAGGCCGCTCGCTTCAAGTTAGTCCAACACTGA